A section of the Sphingomonas ginsenosidivorax genome encodes:
- a CDS encoding FAS1-like dehydratase domain-containing protein, with product MQPARMIDPFANNDIRRWVQAMHYPNRLHYDAMYGMQSRFGQLIAPQSFPVTMDDGHGSAPSCIGLIPNSHMLFGGDEWWFYGPRIVAGDRVWNERIPFDYTVKETKFGGPTCFQRGDNFYYNQHGDLVAKQRSTSIRYSQAAGQANTPTDNQDDPVWGDDELEALEARKFEWIRMLHDLGHSARYWDTVKVGDALPERVFGPHSIVSFTTEWRSYTFTQWGSMHRRTDLNMAELGFTGPMAGPEQDPTEEAINPENTDGAYIGPSRGHLFPRWARFIGMPRGYGYGASMGAWITDYLAGWAGEWGMVRHSNCSYRSPALTGDITIQTGTVTDTFVDDEGRHMVAIETRMVNQKGAVLATAKAEVELAKRPS from the coding sequence ATGCAGCCGGCGCGGATGATCGATCCGTTCGCCAACAATGACATCCGTCGGTGGGTGCAGGCGATGCACTACCCCAACCGGCTGCACTATGATGCGATGTACGGGATGCAGAGCCGCTTCGGGCAGCTGATCGCGCCGCAGTCGTTCCCGGTGACGATGGACGACGGCCATGGATCGGCGCCGTCATGCATCGGGCTGATCCCCAATTCGCACATGCTGTTCGGGGGCGACGAATGGTGGTTCTACGGCCCCCGCATCGTCGCCGGCGACCGTGTCTGGAACGAGCGGATCCCGTTCGACTACACGGTCAAGGAAACCAAGTTCGGCGGGCCGACCTGCTTCCAGCGCGGCGACAATTTCTACTATAACCAGCACGGCGATCTGGTTGCGAAACAGCGTTCGACTTCGATCCGCTACAGCCAGGCAGCGGGGCAGGCGAATACGCCGACCGACAATCAGGACGATCCGGTGTGGGGCGACGACGAGCTCGAGGCGCTGGAGGCGCGCAAGTTCGAATGGATCCGGATGCTGCACGATCTGGGGCATTCGGCGCGCTACTGGGATACGGTGAAGGTCGGCGACGCGCTGCCCGAGCGCGTGTTCGGTCCGCATTCGATCGTCAGCTTCACGACCGAGTGGCGGAGCTACACCTTCACGCAATGGGGCTCGATGCACCGGCGCACCGACCTCAACATGGCGGAACTCGGCTTTACCGGCCCCATGGCCGGGCCGGAGCAGGATCCGACCGAGGAAGCGATCAATCCGGAAAACACCGACGGCGCCTATATCGGCCCGTCGCGCGGGCATCTCTTCCCGCGCTGGGCGCGGTTCATCGGCATGCCGCGCGGCTATGGCTATGGCGCGTCGATGGGGGCGTGGATCACCGATTATCTCGCGGGCTGGGCAGGCGAATGGGGCATGGTCCGCCATTCGAACTGCAGCTATCGTAGCCCGGCGCTCACCGGCGACATCACGATCCAGACCGGGACCGTCACCGACACGTTCGTCGATGACGAAGGGCGTCATATGGTCGCGATCGAGACGAGGATGGTGAACCAGAAGGGCGCGGTGCTGGCGACGGCCAAGGCCGAGGTCGAACTGGCCAAGCGGCCGTCCTGA
- a CDS encoding SDR family NAD(P)-dependent oxidoreductase — translation MGRFSGKTVLITGSAGGLGRAYALAFAREGAHLVLADLKLDGLDETKALVELAGGTASIHQVDLGVEAEIHAFATAVLGLHDRLDVLINNAGLHAGEIARGFFGLGMAKWQHFFAVNTIGPMLLAEAVRPALKAARGLIINKSSMASYTPATAYGITKASLNVFTHAMATQFGADQIRCVGIAPGLMQTEAARAGVADETWERLKGLQSVQRQGTAEDIANLGVFLASDEGSFVNNQTILCDGNNQMRGFRF, via the coding sequence ATGGGACGGTTCTCCGGAAAGACCGTGCTGATCACGGGGTCGGCAGGTGGCCTTGGCCGTGCCTATGCATTGGCGTTCGCGCGCGAGGGTGCGCATCTGGTGCTGGCCGATCTCAAGCTCGACGGGCTGGACGAGACCAAGGCGCTCGTCGAGCTGGCGGGGGGCACCGCATCGATCCACCAGGTCGATCTGGGCGTCGAGGCGGAGATCCACGCCTTCGCGACGGCGGTGCTGGGACTGCACGACCGGCTCGATGTGCTGATCAACAATGCCGGGTTGCACGCGGGAGAGATCGCGCGCGGGTTCTTCGGTCTGGGCATGGCGAAGTGGCAGCATTTCTTCGCGGTCAACACGATCGGCCCGATGCTGCTGGCCGAGGCGGTGCGTCCGGCGCTGAAGGCGGCGAGGGGGCTGATCATCAACAAGTCGTCGATGGCGAGCTACACCCCCGCGACCGCCTACGGCATCACCAAGGCGTCGCTGAACGTCTTCACGCATGCGATGGCGACGCAGTTCGGCGCAGACCAGATCCGCTGTGTCGGGATCGCGCCGGGCTTGATGCAGACCGAGGCGGCTCGAGCGGGCGTGGCCGACGAGACGTGGGAGCGGCTGAAGGGCCTGCAGTCGGTCCAGCGTCAGGGCACGGCCGAGGATATCGCCAATCTGGGCGTGTTCCTGGCGTCCGACGAAGGGAGCTTCGTCAACAACCAGACGATTTTGTGCGACGGCAACAACCAGATGCGCGGCTTCCGATTTTGA
- a CDS encoding nuclear transport factor 2 family protein: MDWQAIAELKARYCRLLDTRDWTGYAALFSADAVLDTTGSGGPRIEGREAAVAMVRASLDDAVTVHQVHSPEIMVDGDVATAVWAMSDRLRWTNGRRLDGAGHYHERYVRRGGSWLIAETRLTRLFVDMQG; encoded by the coding sequence GTGGACTGGCAGGCGATAGCCGAACTCAAGGCGCGTTACTGCCGGTTGCTCGATACCAGAGACTGGACGGGGTACGCCGCGTTGTTCTCGGCGGACGCGGTGCTCGATACGACCGGCTCGGGCGGACCGCGGATCGAGGGGCGCGAGGCGGCGGTCGCGATGGTCCGCGCCTCGCTCGACGATGCGGTGACGGTGCATCAGGTCCATTCGCCCGAGATCATGGTCGATGGCGATGTGGCGACCGCGGTCTGGGCGATGTCGGACCGGCTGCGCTGGACGAATGGGCGCCGGCTGGACGGCGCGGGGCATTATCACGAGCGGTACGTACGACGCGGTGGATCGTGGCTGATCGCCGAGACGCGGTTGACGCGGCTGTTCGTCGACATGCAGGGCTGA
- a CDS encoding cupin domain-containing protein, with amino-acid sequence MATTAPRFALFRASEACDFEESGVMSQAMPTETEMTGAVAAVAAGMLEGTTVKLLFALPGISLTHAWFKSGFPLPRHTHDVDCLYYIVAGSLRIGVETLAKGDGFFVGAGVPYSYVPGADGVEVLEFRGSNSFDIKLLADNPTFWTKAVDMVAGKREAWAREVTPSAL; translated from the coding sequence ATGGCCACCACCGCCCCCCGCTTCGCCCTGTTCCGCGCGTCCGAAGCGTGTGATTTCGAGGAGAGCGGGGTCATGTCGCAGGCGATGCCGACCGAGACCGAGATGACCGGCGCAGTTGCCGCGGTCGCGGCCGGCATGCTCGAGGGCACGACGGTGAAGCTGCTGTTCGCGCTTCCCGGGATCAGCCTCACGCACGCCTGGTTCAAGAGCGGTTTCCCGCTGCCCCGGCATACGCATGACGTCGACTGTCTCTACTACATCGTCGCGGGCAGCCTGCGGATCGGGGTCGAGACGCTCGCGAAGGGCGACGGGTTCTTCGTCGGCGCGGGCGTGCCGTACAGTTACGTCCCCGGCGCAGACGGGGTCGAGGTCCTCGAATTTCGCGGGTCGAACAGCTTCGACATCAAACTGCTCGCGGACAATCCGACGTTCTGGACAAAGGCGGTCGATATGGTCGCCGGCAAACGGGAGGCCTGGGCGCGCGAGGTCACCCCGTCGGCCCTCTGA
- a CDS encoding SDR family oxidoreductase, whose product MGKTIVITGAGDGLGRALARRFAADGETVVLLGRTLSKVQAVADEVGGQAIACNVADPDSVRAAFATIAETHPKLDVLINNAGVYEPFTLADARDDQIVNQMTTNLAGPVFCARSALPLLKGGGHIVNVTSESVAIKMPMLWMYAGAKAGLELVSDMWSRELAADGVRVTVVRAGMMMDETKTGSGFAPEVAIRFATENAKVGINLRERPISHYNSVTDAFRAVLDMPADLHVGLVTLTGSRR is encoded by the coding sequence GTGGGCAAGACGATCGTGATCACCGGCGCGGGCGATGGGCTGGGACGGGCGCTGGCGCGGCGCTTCGCCGCCGATGGCGAGACGGTGGTGCTGCTCGGACGGACGCTGTCGAAGGTGCAGGCGGTGGCCGACGAGGTCGGCGGCCAGGCCATCGCGTGCAACGTCGCGGATCCGGACTCCGTACGCGCCGCGTTCGCGACGATCGCCGAGACGCACCCGAAGCTCGACGTGCTGATCAACAACGCCGGCGTGTACGAGCCGTTCACGCTCGCCGATGCGCGCGACGACCAGATCGTCAACCAGATGACCACCAATCTGGCGGGGCCGGTGTTCTGCGCCCGGTCGGCGCTGCCGCTGCTCAAGGGGGGCGGGCATATCGTCAACGTGACCAGCGAGTCGGTTGCGATCAAGATGCCGATGCTCTGGATGTATGCGGGGGCGAAGGCCGGGCTCGAGCTGGTGTCCGACATGTGGAGCCGCGAGCTCGCCGCGGACGGCGTCCGCGTCACCGTCGTGCGCGCGGGCATGATGATGGACGAGACCAAGACCGGCAGCGGTTTCGCACCGGAGGTCGCGATCAGGTTCGCCACCGAGAACGCCAAGGTCGGCATCAATCTGCGCGAGCGCCCGATCTCGCATTACAATTCGGTCACCGATGCGTTCCGCGCGGTCCTCGACATGCCCGCCGACCTGCATGTCGGGCTGGTGACGCTGACCGGTAGCCGCCGCTGA
- a CDS encoding aldehyde dehydrogenase family protein yields the protein MRETIAMTLPDAKLFIDGALRDAEGGRTFDVISPWTGEAVGKAADASAADVEAAIVAARTAFDETDWSENAELRVRLVTRLRDLFLASKDRLSDLARHEAGAAWGAVGRAHVDMAMEGWDDYLAVFPKVTWERDYGGRTAYGFETLRKAVYEPIGVVAAITPWNVPLYVNVGKVVAALLAGCTVILKPAPDTPGMGAIFGELAAEAGFPRGVLNVVFGSDPALAGEMLVKDPRVDLISFTGSTGVGKRIMQQGAETLKRVFLELGGKSAKIVLEDAPDFAREIATSMLVFHAGQGCAVQSRLLVPRSRYEEAKAILSHSYGAFGENWGVFDEPGHIMGPVVSQRQMDRVMSYIELGKREGATLIAGGKARPDKGGGYFIEPTCFADVTNDMRIAQEEIFGPVLVVIPFEDDEDAIRIANASDYGLGGGVVSADFDRAMKIARRVRTGTMSVNGGMSIAGDIPFGGYKASGMGREWGLEGIEEFLETKLIAWRAA from the coding sequence ATGAGAGAGACGATTGCCATGACTCTTCCCGACGCCAAGCTGTTCATCGATGGCGCGCTGCGCGATGCCGAGGGCGGCAGGACGTTCGACGTCATCTCGCCCTGGACCGGCGAAGCCGTCGGCAAGGCGGCAGATGCGTCGGCCGCCGATGTCGAGGCGGCGATCGTCGCGGCCCGCACGGCGTTCGACGAGACCGACTGGTCCGAAAACGCCGAATTGCGCGTCCGACTGGTGACCAGGCTGCGCGACCTGTTCCTGGCCAGCAAGGATCGCCTGTCGGACCTCGCCAGGCACGAGGCGGGGGCGGCGTGGGGTGCGGTCGGCCGCGCGCATGTCGACATGGCGATGGAGGGGTGGGACGATTACCTCGCGGTGTTCCCTAAGGTGACGTGGGAGCGCGACTATGGCGGGCGGACCGCCTATGGTTTCGAGACGCTGCGCAAGGCGGTCTACGAACCGATCGGCGTGGTGGCGGCGATCACGCCGTGGAACGTGCCGCTGTACGTCAATGTCGGCAAGGTGGTCGCAGCGTTGCTCGCCGGCTGCACGGTCATCCTGAAACCCGCACCGGATACCCCGGGCATGGGCGCGATCTTCGGGGAACTGGCAGCGGAGGCGGGCTTCCCTAGGGGCGTGCTCAACGTGGTGTTCGGCAGCGATCCGGCGCTGGCCGGCGAGATGCTGGTCAAGGACCCGCGCGTCGACCTGATCTCCTTCACCGGCTCGACCGGAGTCGGCAAGCGGATCATGCAGCAGGGCGCCGAGACGTTGAAGCGCGTGTTCCTCGAGCTCGGCGGCAAATCCGCCAAGATCGTGCTGGAAGACGCACCCGATTTCGCGCGCGAGATCGCAACGTCGATGCTGGTCTTCCACGCCGGACAGGGTTGCGCGGTCCAGTCGCGGCTGCTCGTGCCGCGCAGCCGGTATGAGGAAGCCAAGGCGATCCTCAGCCATTCCTACGGGGCGTTCGGCGAGAATTGGGGGGTGTTCGACGAGCCCGGCCACATCATGGGGCCGGTGGTGTCGCAGCGGCAGATGGACCGCGTGATGTCCTATATCGAACTCGGCAAGCGGGAGGGGGCGACCCTGATCGCCGGCGGCAAGGCGCGACCGGACAAGGGCGGCGGCTATTTCATCGAGCCGACCTGTTTCGCGGACGTGACCAACGACATGCGCATCGCGCAGGAGGAGATCTTCGGGCCGGTCCTCGTCGTGATCCCGTTCGAGGACGACGAGGACGCGATCCGCATCGCCAATGCGAGCGACTACGGCCTGGGCGGCGGCGTCGTGTCGGCGGACTTCGATCGCGCGATGAAGATCGCCAGGCGCGTGCGGACCGGAACGATGAGCGTCAACGGCGGCATGAGCATCGCCGGCGACATTCCGTTTGGCGGATACAAGGCGTCTGGTATGGGGCGCGAATGGGGACTCGAGGGAATCGAGGAGTTCCTCGAGACGAAATTGATCGCGTGGCGTGCTGCCTGA
- a CDS encoding TetR/AcrR family transcriptional regulator produces the protein MDGAQPIKLDKPKRTATPKVLSYNLNGQRLGRKGRDTRDRILAATHELLAGAIDTPISLSAVARQAGLGMTSLYQYFTDLTELLLAVLDPLTAEAEESYLKHLRERWPDDTLNAHCLEFVTALHGFWHRNSMLLHLRNAMADQRDKRMSAQRVRAAQPVILMLVEQMDQDPGLRGTPAQGMATVLYTGIERVVTVATDRILPTVLPGEFSPNVRNFLRAEARLLELGIREFREEARG, from the coding sequence GTGGACGGTGCTCAGCCGATCAAGTTGGACAAGCCCAAGCGCACCGCTACACCCAAGGTGTTGAGTTACAACCTCAATGGTCAGCGACTCGGGCGAAAGGGGCGCGATACGCGCGACCGTATCCTGGCGGCGACGCACGAACTGCTCGCCGGCGCGATCGATACGCCGATCTCGCTGAGTGCGGTTGCGCGGCAAGCGGGGCTCGGGATGACCTCGCTGTATCAATATTTCACGGACCTGACGGAGTTGCTGCTCGCCGTCCTCGATCCGCTGACCGCCGAAGCGGAGGAAAGCTATCTCAAGCACCTGCGCGAGCGCTGGCCGGACGACACGCTGAACGCGCATTGCCTCGAGTTCGTCACGGCGCTGCACGGCTTCTGGCACCGCAATTCGATGCTCCTGCATCTGCGCAACGCGATGGCGGATCAGCGCGACAAGCGGATGTCGGCACAGCGCGTGCGTGCCGCACAGCCGGTCATCCTGATGCTCGTCGAGCAGATGGACCAGGACCCCGGACTGCGCGGCACGCCGGCGCAGGGCATGGCCACGGTGCTCTACACGGGTATCGAACGCGTCGTGACGGTCGCGACGGACCGGATCCTGCCGACCGTCCTGCCGGGCGAATTCTCACCCAATGTCCGCAATTTCCTGCGCGCCGAGGCACGGTTGCTCGAACTGGGGATACGCGAGTTTCGGGAAGAGGCGCGAGGCTGA
- a CDS encoding enoyl-CoA hydratase/isomerase family protein, whose product MTDPHLLTHDDDGVLVATLNRPDKLNALSGETMALFEAALHRFRDAPELKVMLVRANGRFFSAGADLRGGTDRPRPTTASGIRENHRLGLHGMHRIYDEMEHVEKPIVCAIHAPCVGGGLELALSCDFRLAARSASFAFPEGLFGVLPASNGVSRLTRQCGAHWARWLIMGNQKVDADRALVMGLVHDVLPDEAFGDAAMDFCRHLTRSSGEQMAAAKIAIEMASQLGPEMGRHVERMANSALMLNPEYLAGIERYIGKLGSKG is encoded by the coding sequence ATGACCGATCCGCATCTTCTGACGCACGACGATGATGGCGTACTGGTCGCCACCCTCAACCGCCCGGACAAGCTGAACGCGTTGTCCGGCGAGACGATGGCGCTGTTCGAGGCCGCCCTGCACCGCTTCCGCGACGCGCCCGAGCTCAAGGTGATGCTGGTTCGCGCGAACGGTCGCTTCTTCAGCGCCGGCGCCGACCTGCGCGGCGGCACCGACCGGCCGCGCCCTACCACCGCCTCCGGGATCCGCGAGAATCACCGCCTCGGCCTTCACGGCATGCACCGCATCTACGACGAGATGGAGCATGTCGAAAAGCCGATCGTCTGCGCGATCCATGCGCCCTGCGTCGGCGGCGGGCTCGAACTCGCCTTGTCGTGCGACTTCCGCCTCGCCGCCCGGTCCGCCTCGTTCGCCTTTCCGGAAGGCCTGTTCGGGGTCCTGCCTGCGTCCAACGGCGTCAGCCGGCTGACCCGCCAATGTGGTGCGCACTGGGCGCGGTGGCTGATCATGGGCAACCAGAAGGTCGATGCCGACCGTGCACTGGTCATGGGGCTGGTCCACGACGTTCTGCCCGACGAGGCGTTCGGCGACGCCGCGATGGACTTCTGCCGTCACCTGACCCGATCGAGCGGGGAACAGATGGCGGCGGCCAAGATCGCGATCGAGATGGCGAGCCAGCTAGGGCCGGAAATGGGCCGCCATGTCGAACGCATGGCCAACAGCGCATTGATGCTGAACCCCGAATATCTCGCCGGGATCGAACGCTATATCGGCAAGCTGGGATCGAAGGGGTAA